The stretch of DNA CGGTGACATTCCGTTGTTGAGCCAACATTTCTTAGAGAAATTTGCCAAGGAAAGTGGTAAACCAGTGCCGACGATGAGCCAGGAGGCCATGCGCGTGCTGTTGGCGCATGAGTGGCGAGGCAACGTTCGCGAATTGGAGAACGTGGTCGAGCGTGTCGTGGCCTTCACAACGGGGTCGTCGGTGACGGATGCGGATATTCGCGGATGGCTCCACAAGCCGGTGAGCAACCAGCAGGCGCTGCCATCTGAGTTGCCTGAAGATGGCCTGGACCTAGAAGGGCTCATCAACACGATCGAGAAGGATCTGTTGTTGAAGGCGCTCGAGCGCAGTCAGTGGGTCAAGAAGCGAGCCGCGCGATTGTTGCGGCTGAATACCCGGTCGTTCCGGTACCGTCTCGAAAAATACGAAATCAAAGGAGGCCGGGATTAGCGCCGCCCAGTAATCTGCGAGTGAATGCGACCAGCCTGCGTGTTCTGACCCCTGCGAAAGTGAATCTCATCCTCCGCGTGCTCGAACGGCGTCCTGACGGTTTTCATGCCATCTGGTCGTTGATGCACACCGTGGGCCTCGATGATGAGGTGCTCCTCACCCTTCAGCCGAGTGCGGCGTCTCGGATTGTGTTGCGCTGCGACCATGCTGCATTGGGGGCCGATCAGAGCAACCTGGTTTATCGAGCGGCACAGCTGGTCTTGGCGCGAATCGATCGCCCCGTTGATCTGTCGATTGTCCTCACCAAACGTATCCCTCTAGGCGCCGGACTGGGCGGCGGCAGCAGCGATGCAGCGGCAACCATTCTCGGCCTGACTCGTTTGTTGGGCGTGAATTGGTCGGTCCAGCAGATGGCGGAGGTCGGGCAGCAGTTGGGAAGTGACGTGCCGTTCTTTTTTGTGGGGCCGGCTGCTTGTGTCACCGGGCGAGGGGAAGAGGTGCGATCCGTGCAGGTGACGGGCAGTCGTTGGATCGTGCTGGTGAACCCCGGGTTTCCTGTCGAAACCAAGTGGGCGTACCAGCAGCTGTCTGCCACCAGGGCGGGGACGCGCCCGCTGTCTCCGGAGCTGCTGCAGCTGGGCAGCCGTCCGGTTGTCGATTGGTCCGAAATCATTCCCCTGGTGGAGAATGATTTTGAGGCGCCGGTCTTCAGGCAGCATCCGGTATTGGCCGAGATCAAAACGCAATTGCTGGAACAAGGGGCCGAAGTCGCGCTCTTATCGGGGAGTGGTGCCACGATGTTCGGGGTATTTCCCGGGCGGACTGATGCGGAGCGGGCTGCGGCTGTGTTGGCTCGTGATTCGAGGATGAAGGTGTATGCCGTACCGGCGGCGGGTACTCCGGTGATGAGTGCAGTCTGAGCCCTAAGCGCCAATGCCAGGGGGGCAGCACGGCCGGGGGAGCAAGGCCACAACCGATCGAAAGCTGATCGGGCGCCCCCACCCACATCGCGCAGTGGACGTTTTGTCGACCGCAGATCGGTTGACAACTTCCCGGCGTTTTCGCTATTGTGCTGAGCTTCGGTAGGCGTCCTCTTGTCCTGACAGTGCGCGAGGTCAGCGGGACTCACAGCGGGTCCTGTCCGTGCCCACCGTTTTTACGAACTCGACAAGCACCGTTACAGCATCGGCATCGCCTCGTACGGCATCGAAGGGGTCGGATGAACAGGGAACTCAAGCTCTTTTCGGGCAGCGCCAATCCTGCGCTTGCGCGGGCGATTTGCTCGTACCTCGACTTGCCTCTTGGTGCGGCGACGGTGTCTTCCTTCAGTGACGGCGAAATCCGGATCCGTGTGGAAGAAAACGTGCGCGGGGCCGACGTATTCGTCACCCAATCCTGCTGTTCTCCGGTCAACGATTCGATCATGGAAATGCTCATCATGATCGATGCCCTGAAACGCTCGTCGGCCAACCGTATCACGGCGGTCATTCCCTATTTCGGGTATGCCAGGCAGGACCGAAAAGATCAGCCGCGTGTGCCGATCTCGGCGAAGCTGGTTGCCGACATCATTACCACGGCCGGCGCAGACCGTGTGCTGACCATGGACCTCCACGCGAGCCAGATCCAGGGGTTTTTCAATATTCCGGTCGATAATCTGTACGCCTTACCGGTGCTGATGGAGTACATCACGAAGCGGAAGGTGTCGGATCTGGTGGTGGTGTCGCCGGATGCCGGCGGCGTGGAGCGCGCGAGGGCCTTCGCGAAGCGGTTGCAGGCGAATCTCGCCATTATCGATAAGCGGCGGGAAGGGCCGAATCAGGCGCAGGTCATGAATATCATCGGCGATGTGCAGGGCAAGAGCGCCTTGCTCCTCGACGATATGATTGATACGGCGGGCACGATCGTCCAGGGCGCGCAGGCCTGCCTCGATAAAGGTGCGCGTGAAGTGTGGGCCGGTTGTTCGCATGGGGTGTTATCGGGGCCCGCATTGGAGCGTATACAACAATCCGGCTTGACTGAAGTGCTGGTGACCGATTCGATTCCCCTGCGAGGCAAAGAACAGAAGTGTCCGAAACTCAAGGTGTTGTCGGTGGCGCCTCTCTTTGGAGAAGCGATCCGGCGTATCCATGAAGATGAATCAGTAAGTTCGTTATTCGTGTAGGCCGTCCGCGTCGAGCGACTGGTCGAGGAGGAGTATCATGAAATTCGATTTAACCGTTGAAAGCAGAGAAGGTGGGGGCAAGGGGCCCGCGCGTCAACTTCGTCGTGCAGGCCGGGTCCCGGCCGTGTTGTACGGACAGGGAGAATGTCTCCTGCTCTCAGTCAAGCCCGATGAGTTGGTGAAAATTCTGCGTTCTCAAGCAGGATCCACCGCGCTCATTTCTCTTACCATCAACGGCGCGAAGAGCAAGGCCAAGCGTATCGCGTTGCTGCGGGAGTTCCAGGTCGATCCCATTACGAGCAGCGTCCTGCACGCGGATTTCTTTGAAGTGGCGATGGATAAGCCGATTCGTGTCAAGGTTCCGGTGCATTTGACCGGTGGCCAGCCGCTTGGGTTGAAGGAAGGCGGAGTGTTGCATCATGTGTTGCGTCAGCTCCACATTGAATGTCTCCCGTCGGTCTTGCCCGACTTCATCGAAGTCGATGCGTCGCAGCTCCAAATCAACCAGGGCATCCACCTGAAGGACGTTCCGAAAACCGAAGGTTTGCGGTTTTTAGACGACCTTGAGCACATGGTTGTGAGCGTGGCTGCGCCGATGACCGATGCCAAGCTCGAATCCCTGCTGACCACCGGTGCGCCTGGTGCCGAAGGCGCCAAGGAGCCTGAGGTGGCGGTGAAGGGCAAGGCAGTGGCTGAAGGAGCGGCCGGTGCGGAAGCGGGCAAGGCGGGAGACGCCAAAGCTGGAGCTGCCGCGCCCAAGGCCGGAGCTGCGCCTGCGAAGAAGGAAGCGGAAAAGAAGAAGTAGTTGCGTTGCGCCTGCTCGTTGGATTGGGCAATCCCGGAGCCGACTATGCCGACACGCGGCATAATATCGGCTGTTGGGTGATCGAACGGGCCGCTGCACGTTGGTCGATACGTCTCACCAGGAAAGGCGCGGCCCAGCGAGGCTCGGGTCGCGCCGGTTCCAAACTCATCGAACTCGCCGGTACTCTCGACTGGATGAATCTCAGCGGCCCTCCCCTCAAGGGCCTCCTCCTCGAACTTGGCCTGACTCCCGAAGCCCTGGTAGTTGTGCACGACGATCTGGATTTAGAGCCGGGTCGCTTGCGGATCAGGCAGGACGGCGGCAGCGGAGGCCATAACGGCCTCAAGTCCGTCATTGAAGCGTTGGGCACGCCGCAGTTCGTGCGGCTGAAGATCGGTGTCGGCCGTCCGGCACCGAGGCAGGATACTGCAGACTACGTGCTGGAGCAGGTGTCACCTGAAGAGCGGGCGATCTATGCCCCCTGCCTTGAGCGAGCGGTCGATGCCCTCGAATTGCTGCTCAACCGCGATGTCGCCACGGCGATGAATCAATTCAACGTGCGAGAAAAAGCGGAGGGCGAGGAGCGACCGGGTTAGCCTCGGTGCCTGCGTCGAGCTCATGCCTAACTTGACCGGCTATCCCGCTGTTGTTTGTTCTATTTAAAAAACTACAATTCTGATGCCCTTGATCCAGGCCCGCCGGTTGCTTTGGTTTGCCCCGTCTGAACTCCGCGCACGATTCCCTGGTCATCGAAGGTAATAGTCAGCATGCCACGGCCTCGAACCGACAAGGCATGGGTGAGTGCGCTCGAATGTGTGTCGTGGGAGGACGCTTCCCCTGCCGGTCCTGTGTCGTCCAATCTGGCAGTAGATTCGCTCAGATGAACGGCGGCTTGTAGGTATAAATCGCGTCAGTAGGATCTACCTCGGGTGGCCCCTGTCTGCTGCAGGGGCCACCGCTCTTTCTCTCTCGAAGCCGACGTCAACGTCGTACGAGGCGCATCTGTTACGAAGCGCCTGGGTCCCACACATCATTGCCCCAGTAATCACACCCGGCTGACCCGCAGAGTGGTCCCCCTTCATAGGGTGTGTTCACCGTGAAGTCCGGGACGCTGATGGGACGTTCGGTGTTGGCACCCAGTTCGAGGGGCGAACTCAACGCGGTTGTGTCATTCGACCCGTTTGGCCTGACGCTCAAGACAAAGTTGTAGATCTCGTCTGCCGCCACGTCATTGATGCCGTGCCGTCGATCCATCAGCATCTTGAGGAAGCGGTCGGTTTCCATCTTGGCGATCTGCTGATCTCCTCGGTCCAGGCCTGTCTTGATGCGGTCGAGCTTCTGGAAGTAAGGAGCGAAATCTGAGGTGGGGTAGGTCGCCTTTTCGAACGCCACGATGTTCCACACATCATCGATCCACGTTTCGCTCGCGAGTGCCGTGCCGCCGCACACGAGTGCGAGGGCACAGCCAGCTGGTAGAATCACTCGCATGCTGCGTTGTAGGTTGTTCCAGTTCATGGCAGTACTCCTTTCGGAGCGTACGAGACGATGGGAACCGCGTGATCTCCGCGGCCCGTGTCATCGACTCGCCAAGGGTGAACAATACTCCCGGTGCGAATGGAACGGCGGTGGTCTGGCAGCTGAAGCCAATGCGTTGACCATTGTAGGGATCTCTTCTGAGACGTTTGCCCGGAACAAAGCGATTGTATGAGTGGGAGAAGGTGTGCGCCATTCCCGTTGAGAGTGATTTTGTCTACACCGTTTGGGCGAGGAGGAATGGACGGATGTTGTCCGGATACAGCGCAGGATTTTTCCGAGGCAGCCGTCGGAATGGTTCCGCAGTACGTGGGATCACTGTGATAGAGTAAAAACAGTTGTCGCAACGATTCATGGGAGAGACCATGACGACCTCTAGCCATCATCTCCTCTCACTGTCCCGCTTCGAAATCTCTCCTGAGCGGGGTTTTCTGCCGACCACTGATCCGCTTGAACAGTTGCCTGATGAGACCGTTCTGAATCAGATCGGCGCGGAGCTCCCGAAACTCCTGACGGCCCGACAATTTCGACATTTCGTCCAGGACCGTCATGCGGTCATGGGTCCGGTGGCGGATGACTGGAGCCTCGATGTTTTCCGTTGCGTGATGCGCACCCTCTCCTTTGCCGGTCATGCCTACGTCTGGGAAGATCCAGACCATCCTGCAGCCAGGCTGCCGGCGAGTCTGGCCTGCCCCTGGTATCTGGTGGCGCAGCAGCTTGGTCGACCGCCGGTGCTGTCCTATGCTTCCTATGCCCTGCACAATTGGCGGCGTCTCGATCCGTTACAGCCTATTGAGTTGGGCAATGTCGTGCTGCTGCAGAATTTTCTGGGAGGTTTGGATGAAGAATGGTTCGTCCTGATTCACATCGATATTGAGGCGAAGGCGGGAATGGGGTTGGCGGGATTGGTTCAGGCGCACAATGCGGCGCAGGACAATAGGCCGGACGAAGTGTTGCAAGGGTTGCACGCGTTAGCCGTTGCGCAGGAAGCGATGCGAGAGACGCTGCTTCGCATGCCCGAGCGGTGTGATCCGTATATCTATTACAGCCGGGTGCGGCCCTATATCCATGGTTGGAAGAACAGCCCGTCATTGCCTCAGGGAGTCATTTACGAAGGGGTCGCAGGCTATGCGGAGCGGCCGCAACAATTCCGCGGCGAAACCGGCTCGCAAAGCTCGATTGTGCCGGCCTTGGATGCCGGCCTGGGAATCCCTCATGCCGATGACCCGCTGACACAGTATCTCGTGGAGATGCGTGACTATATGCCTCCGCGCCACCGGGCGTTCCTGACGGCGCTCGAAGCGCGCACGGATGAGCAACATCGTCCGCTGCTCTATGGGTATGCGCGTGATCGTAAAACAACGCATCCCGAACTCTGGACGGCCTTTTGCGCCTGCGTGGAGTTACTCGCGCAGTTTCGAGACATTCACATTGGGTACGCCGAGCGATATATTTTTCAGCAGCACCAGTCGCACGCCAGCAATCCCACCGCCGTCGGTACCGGCGGGACGCCCTTTATGCCCTATCTGAACAAGCATCTCGAAGAAACGAAGCGGTTCACGCTCGAGTGAGTCTCAGGCCTGGTCTCCTTACACCCCCTCGTTCTGCAGTGGAATAATCAAGCCAGACTTCGTACACTGCGCGGAGCGTCACGATCATTTATGCGAAAACCTGGCGAGCCCATCTACCTCTGGATTCATCTGTTTGCGTTACTGCTGGTCATTGTCTCGACGGTGGTCTTGCCGGGCGCGGCGGAGTTTTTCGTCGGCCCGTTGAGTTTCGGCACGCGTGCTCTGGCAGGGGTGGGTATTGCCGTGGTCGGTGGGATTGTGTTGTACCTCCTCTATAATTCATCCGCCCGCAATGAGCCCTAGCGGGACGTCGAAATAGTTCACTCGATATCCCAGCCCCTGAGCCGCTCGCGTCTTCTCCGTAACGCATTCGACATCCCTCGCTCGATCCAGCCAAAGTTGTCCAGTCTGCTGAGTCGATTGCCTGTTATGATTCATATACGCCTCGCCCATGGAGTAAGCACCATGGTGTGGACTAGGTTTGTGTGCAGTGGGTTGAGTGCCGGATTATTGAGTGGTTTTCTTCTGCTGTGCGCCCCTTCACCAACTCAAGCTGAATGGTATGCGGCCGCGCAGTTTGGCGCCAATTTCGCCGATCCCCTTCGCAATGTCCGTGGAAGCGGGCCGCTGGCCGGTCTGGACGCTCCCAACTTCAACCTGAAAACGAGCCCTGCCTTCGGAGGCAAGCTGGGATTTTTCCCTTCGCATGGCATCTTCGGGCTTGAGCTGGATGTCACGCACAGTACCCCGCACATTAAGAACCTAGATGATGTGCCGGGCATCCACCTGTCCGTGACCAACCTCGGTGGCCACGTGGTGTTGCGCTATCCCGGCGTCACCTGGCAGCCTTATCTCGGCGGCGGCCCGGCGTTACTTATCGCGCGGCTGGGCCGATCCTCGACCACGGAGAGTGATACGCAAGTGTCGGTCGGCGGGAATATCCTCGTCGGCATTCGAGCGTTCGTGACGCCGAAGGTCGCGCTGTTCACCGAATACAAATATACGGACTCGACGTTTCGTTTTGGTGGAGCCTTCGGGACGGTCGGCGGCTTTGATGCGACCTATCGGGCACATCAACTCTTCGTCGGTCTGTCCTATCATTTTTAGGAGGGGCAGCCATGATTCGATTCGTGCCGAGGTTGATTGTGCTCTGTGCCATCGTGTGGTTGCCAGGTTGCGCCCAATCGGTTCATCAGACGGAGCGACTGGCACAGAGTGATTTCCTGGTCGATCCCGGCTACGCCGGTAGTCAGTCCTATTCCTCCTGGCCCGGTCCAGGATACGGGCCTGGATATGGGATCGGGTATGGCCCAGGGTATTGGGGAAATCCGCTCGGGTATTATGGCGGTCCATACGGACCGCTCGGTTTTGGTTGGTATG from Nitrospira sp. encodes:
- a CDS encoding 4-(cytidine 5'-diphospho)-2-C-methyl-D-erythritol kinase, which gives rise to MNATSLRVLTPAKVNLILRVLERRPDGFHAIWSLMHTVGLDDEVLLTLQPSAASRIVLRCDHAALGADQSNLVYRAAQLVLARIDRPVDLSIVLTKRIPLGAGLGGGSSDAAATILGLTRLLGVNWSVQQMAEVGQQLGSDVPFFFVGPAACVTGRGEEVRSVQVTGSRWIVLVNPGFPVETKWAYQQLSATRAGTRPLSPELLQLGSRPVVDWSEIIPLVENDFEAPVFRQHPVLAEIKTQLLEQGAEVALLSGSGATMFGVFPGRTDAERAAAVLARDSRMKVYAVPAAGTPVMSAV
- a CDS encoding ribose-phosphate pyrophosphokinase: MNRELKLFSGSANPALARAICSYLDLPLGAATVSSFSDGEIRIRVEENVRGADVFVTQSCCSPVNDSIMEMLIMIDALKRSSANRITAVIPYFGYARQDRKDQPRVPISAKLVADIITTAGADRVLTMDLHASQIQGFFNIPVDNLYALPVLMEYITKRKVSDLVVVSPDAGGVERARAFAKRLQANLAIIDKRREGPNQAQVMNIIGDVQGKSALLLDDMIDTAGTIVQGAQACLDKGAREVWAGCSHGVLSGPALERIQQSGLTEVLVTDSIPLRGKEQKCPKLKVLSVAPLFGEAIRRIHEDESVSSLFV
- a CDS encoding 50S ribosomal protein L25, whose amino-acid sequence is MKFDLTVESREGGGKGPARQLRRAGRVPAVLYGQGECLLLSVKPDELVKILRSQAGSTALISLTINGAKSKAKRIALLREFQVDPITSSVLHADFFEVAMDKPIRVKVPVHLTGGQPLGLKEGGVLHHVLRQLHIECLPSVLPDFIEVDASQLQINQGIHLKDVPKTEGLRFLDDLEHMVVSVAAPMTDAKLESLLTTGAPGAEGAKEPEVAVKGKAVAEGAAGAEAGKAGDAKAGAAAPKAGAAPAKKEAEKKK
- the pth gene encoding aminoacyl-tRNA hydrolase — translated: MRLLVGLGNPGADYADTRHNIGCWVIERAAARWSIRLTRKGAAQRGSGRAGSKLIELAGTLDWMNLSGPPLKGLLLELGLTPEALVVVHDDLDLEPGRLRIRQDGGSGGHNGLKSVIEALGTPQFVRLKIGVGRPAPRQDTADYVLEQVSPEERAIYAPCLERAVDALELLLNRDVATAMNQFNVREKAEGEERPG
- a CDS encoding outer membrane beta-barrel protein, which codes for MVWTRFVCSGLSAGLLSGFLLLCAPSPTQAEWYAAAQFGANFADPLRNVRGSGPLAGLDAPNFNLKTSPAFGGKLGFFPSHGIFGLELDVTHSTPHIKNLDDVPGIHLSVTNLGGHVVLRYPGVTWQPYLGGGPALLIARLGRSSTTESDTQVSVGGNILVGIRAFVTPKVALFTEYKYTDSTFRFGGAFGTVGGFDATYRAHQLFVGLSYHF